The region tttaatcattttatttgtaatttaagttaatttaaaattaataattatagtgattaatttcaacttaattaatgtggccaacaataaaaaattaaatttttattaattattttttgttagcGGATATTATTGTTAGCGTATACGGATTAaggtaattaatatatattaaattttataaaaaatatatgtaagtatattattaaattaaatttgacctaattattattaatgtaattttattttatttaaaagataaaaatattcataattgttatatatgtgtttttatatatttttttaacattcattaataaaaattaaaatataattaaataataaaataaatatgttttaatgttgttaaaaattaaatataattaaatataaagaaatttaaattaataatacaaccataaaaaaataatgataaatatttacaaaatttataaaaaagacaaaaataaaatattttagtaaagaccttcaaatttctaaaattatttttttatatcaggatgttattgtttaaaattttaaaagaatgtttttatctttaaaaatttattatatacatttatattatattaattaatatatttaattatcttaatttttaaattgaagaaATCGATACAAATTATTGATGTATTAGGATTCTCCTTGTTCTAATTCTGAAATTTATATTTCTCGTTTGACTTTTATGCATACAATTGTTCCTGGATATAGACCCGTCATCCCATACGGCttcaaggaaaaatattttttaataatattcgttaattatatagttatttatgagttaaaatttattcaaaagttTGTATTTAttcatcttttactttttaatacataaaaataatttgggCTGAATAATGtgtttcacaaaaataaattttatatttaatataaatttattgataaatatcgATTCATTGcaaaataagtattattatattttgtttgtagtacagtaaaaaaaatcattactttagtataaagattttatttatgttactTTTGTTCGAACTTATTGATAATCAAAGTgcttaaatatgtatttaatttttaataattattacatatttttattaaaataaaattaatgttaaaacgCAATGATCTTGAAGGAATATTGTAAATTTAGAATTCTGAGTAGTTTTATAATTGAGTATTTTTCATGTTTGTTTGccttattttaaatgaaattttaaaaattatagctGAATAATATTCACTATCCTAAATTAAtttgtcaaaataatattatattcttttaatcaaattattagtaaaaaatatatatatataaataaacaaacaactaaaaaaataaagtcgAGGTTCTCacaactaatatatatatatatatatatatatatatatatatatatatatatatatatatatatatatatatatatatagatgcgCATGTAATTATCTTGATAATAGCTGGTGGGGAAAAGATACCAGGTGCTGCCGCTGTTTCACTTAACTTTTCTTACTAAAACAAGTTATTCAATGAAGTTATTACTGGCCTCTTAATTTAAGTTAATGTAAAATAGTTATTAGTAATACTCCTACATTTTTAAATAGCTGCATTGTAATATTATTGTACAgctatattaaaaataacaataaatatattattttaaaataattttatcaaaatagtattattgttttatagatatataataataataataaagataaataaataaaaagaagaaaacttttgctatctaaattttataattatatttttaaaattaataaaataaaaaataaactatgcTGACGAGCAAATATGTACACCACATTCAttgatgattttaaaatatggatTATGTTACTGCTATATCATTGCTGTCGTCAATCAGTGTGGACAACGCATTCATTATCTTCCTTTCATATATTCTTATTATagtttatagttttaaaatcttaatttataaCATTTGTGGAGAACGCATTCATTAtcttcttttcatatatttgtgttacgtttatagttttaaaatcttaatttataacatttgttttcaatattcattatcttcttttcatatatttataatattttaaaatcttagtTGATAACATTTGTTTTCAATATTACAACTCGGTGATATACTTATAGTAATTGGcatctaaataaattaaaattcataaaataaatttatttatttattttcaaatacatATTAAATGTAAATGAAAACTTTTGATTGTTTAGCAgataaaatgagagaaaaatattaaagtaaaatttgtttattttatgtgatgataaaatgatttttttctttgaaaatataaaatgatatttattttgtttttacttaGTATAATAGGAAAATCAAATAACACATCTTAACATCAACATCATTCACACAtgcttttgaaaataaaaaacatctgCATCACACACTATTCTAAAAAATCACATCACCATCACATGACACCACGAAATGGTACCCtgtcaaattaattaaactaagACAAATCATCCACTGCATTTTCCCCCTCTGAGACTCTTCTCAGTTTCATTCTCTTTCTTAACTGTTCTGATTCCCTTCTTCTCCACCGTGGCTATGGAGGACCTAACACCGTTGTTAAGTGATTATGGGAGCCTCTTCCGTGAAGACACAGACTTTTACAACTGCATTGTGTTGGGCACCCTGTTGCCGCAGAGCGTGTGGACCCCACTGTCGCACTTCTTCCAGACATGGCTTCGGAACTACCTCGGCGGTGTCCTTCTCTACCTCCTCTCTGGTTTCATGTGGTGCTTCTACATTTACTATTGGAAACGTAACGTTTATCTGCCCAaaggtttttccttttttctccTCTTCTCACCTTTATTCTTATTCTTCTGTGTTATTTCTCTGTGTCAACATCTTGTTTCTGTTTTCAATCACAATGGTTGGGTTTATGGTAAGGGactaatcttttttattaagGTTTGAATCTTGACTGAAAGAGATGTTTGTATTTAGTGTCTGACAAACATCATTGTATGCTAATGAGGATAAATGTATGCGGGGGACTAAAAGATTATGTTGTGTTTGGTTAAAGATAGTATATTTTAGCTTTGATATGAAATGGGTTTTCATTAGTTTTTTAATCTGGTTCCTTCTTGCTTTGGtagtaactttttttaatcaaaaataaaattaggggATTTTGGAGTGTATCAGTGGGgagttaaaaattttgttatgtcTGTTCATTTTTAAAAGATGGTATGCTTTGGCCTTGATATGAGATGTGATTTCATTAGTTTGTTACTCTGGTTCCGTCTTGCATGGTTTAGAAGAAAGGGTAAAAGATTATTTCTTTGGGTTTTGGTGTTCTGGCATTTGTTTTCATACCATTGTTACTTGTTTTGCGTTTTAGGATTATGGAGAGGAAAATTGGAGTTAAATTGGTTTTGGGTTTTCCAGTGCGATTTTCAgtggttatatttttttaataatttattttaagtgttTAGTTGATTGTCTTTGGTGGATTATGCCTCTACAGTTATGCTGATGTACGTGATTCCCGCTTTTCCTTTTATAGATCTGTTCTTACTTTCGTGAATCATGTACTGTTCGGTGAACTGTATGATTGCATCTCCTAATTGATGTATTGTGCCTTCTAAGGATTGTTGGTGTTCTTGTTATGGTAGTAATTTGAGTGGACTTTTCCTATTTGTGTCTGTAATGTCTAATACATGTAACCATCTCACTCAGTGAGAAAAGGATTTTCTTGATGTCTATAATGGTTCAACGTCTTGGGAAAATGATGCGGAGAGTTATTTGTTTGGGGCAAAGCAAGGTTTTCAGTTTCAGTATCCATTAAGCAACCATCACAGACTTCTGTTCTTGTTCTGTAAAACTTCGCTGAACCAAATGTGATGCATGTTCTTGCAAGTTGTTACAACTCACTATACTATTGACATTCTGCAAAGTAAGGTTACAGAATTGACTGTATGCAGTGCTCGAATATTTTTGAAACTTGGACAGTTACTTTACCTTTTGAAATTACCACTCATCTTTATGCATTACTTAAGATGAATTTCATTGTTCTCTGCTATGATCTTTCCAAGAAGGAGACTGTTTTTGACGTATACAGGCTGTTTTCATCATTACAAATAACCTGTATGGTTTTAAACAACAGTATGCAAATGCATTTTTTGGTGTCCCTGGGACCACATTGTGACAGCAATTGTAGTCACATCAACCACATTTGTTTGCAACCTCTTTTACAATACTAAGGTTCAAAATGAAACTGTAGCTGTGACCACTGTCTAAAACATTGGGTTTTATCAGTTTGCAGCTCGAAGTTCTACAACAGGATCATACTGCCTCTACCACTGAATTGTTCTATACTTTACAGTCTAGTCAATCGGAAGATTGATGTTCATTCattgtttcatatatatatgaattgacTAGATTCTCATTTAAATAGCCTAAAATgcaattttctttagtttttcttcCTATACTATAGTATACTTGCATgtagtttttgttgttgtgcTTTTAATTGTAAGGTGCTTATAGGATCTTTTGTAACTTTCATTTCTTGATCTATTTAAATCTACCATTGCAGATGCTATTCCCTCTCAAAGAGCCATGCTGTTGCAAATTGGTGTTGCTATGAAAGCCATGCCTTGGTACACTTTGCTTCCAACTGTTTCAGAGTACCTAGTAGAAAATGGCTGGACAAAGTGCTATCCTAGATTATATCACGTTGGTTGGCTTGCATACGTTGTATATTTAGCTATTTATCTAGTTGTTGTAGAGTTTGGTATTTATTGGATGCACAGAGAGCTGCATGACATTAAACCACTTTACAAACATCTTCATGCTACTCATCACATCTACAATAAACAGAACACTCTCTCCCCTTTTGCTGGTAAGTACATTAAATATTCAACATTTAAACACTGCAGTCGTAGTTATGTCAAGCTAAAAACTCTTTTCAGATAATTATAATCCCTCACAAGAAGATAATTCATAATGTCTTTAAAATTAAGtctattattgtgttatttCCTAAATTATGTGTATGCTGTGGTAGATGATACTGATTTTAAGGGTTGGAGTTTGATAAGGATCACAGTATGTGACTATTACTGAGTTTTACTGGTGAACCTTGAAGTTAATCATTCATAATGCACCTTTATCACGTGGACTGAGTTTGGCATGATATTTTTCACATGGCTCAAAATCATCACTAGCTCTAAAATGAAGGTAGTCGTTCTGAAACCAAGATAGttgtattttgaattgtatGTCACAAGTATATCACCGACTTAGAATATCTGTTTCATCTTTTCTAAGACACTCATGAAATACAGACATATAATTAAAGGAAGGACACTGACCAGAAACAGAGAGATTcagtaaatatttttgttgaggATTTAAATCCATGAACAGAAACCAATCATATAGATAAGAGCTGAGTATATACGTAAATAGAGACAAAAATGTGTACATCTGTAGGAATCAAGGTTCTTACTTATATCCCATTTCATGTGACTTGTTTTGTCAACCAGTTTATTGTGGATATACTTCCCAAAATTGGGGTGATGGTTCAAGGTATTGTTATCTGTTGGCTTTAATAAGAAGTCCTAGGATTCGTTATATAACTTTCAAAACTTGCTATGCCACTTCTCACGTTTTAGCCATCATACACCAAGTGTTTAGTAGTAATACTGTCTTTTTCTGGAATCTTGATCTTGTCTGTTTCTAGTATTACTGTCTTTTTCTGCAAGCTGACAAGGTAAACTTTTGTAACATTCCAAGCAGTTGTTGGTACACTATTTTGGTGGTTGATAGATGAGCACTTTAACAGTCCTGATGCTACTCTAGTAAAGACATGCTATTCTAGTAACAAAAccattaatttaatatagtttaTGTGAGTTACTTTTTGTCTCCCTACAAATGAGTATGACTCACTTTCATTGCTAGAAGCAGCTTTCCAATTTTGGTACCACTGTATATGGATGTTACTCTTTTTATTCATGTTCTAGTCTGATTCTTTATTTGTTCTACCATTTGTCTCTCTTATTGTCCTTTTGATCTTTA is a window of Vigna unguiculata cultivar IT97K-499-35 chromosome 4, ASM411807v1, whole genome shotgun sequence DNA encoding:
- the LOC114181961 gene encoding delta(7)-sterol-C5(6)-desaturase-like, with the translated sequence MEDLTPLLSDYGSLFREDTDFYNCIVLGTLLPQSVWTPLSHFFQTWLRNYLGGVLLYLLSGFMWCFYIYYWKRNVYLPKDAIPSQRAMLLQIGVAMKAMPWYTLLPTVSEYLVENGWTKCYPRLYHVGWLAYVVYLAIYLVVVEFGIYWMHRELHDIKPLYKHLHATHHIYNKQNTLSPFAGLAFHPLDGILQALPHMLSLFFIPTHFTTHLVLIFLEGVWTANIHDCIHGKLWPVMGAGYHTIHHTTYRHNYGHYTIWMDWMFGTLRDPEEEDGKAK